Proteins encoded in a region of the Takifugu flavidus isolate HTHZ2018 chromosome 8, ASM371156v2, whole genome shotgun sequence genome:
- the emilin3a gene encoding EMILIN-3, giving the protein MTFAECSVFIALCLSLADAKFYRPFQLHQYNTGLSHHHDQGKPTSRHDGHCAYVVEKTVTFTVQDGAAPYVKAEYNKCSWGQKCPTLLYRLLYKPLYKVAHKTVTELEWRCCPGFSGYGCVEARPIYQHPMRPMPPFKGPPMKGPPMFKGPPNAAVKSGPWSRPEGPPTSSFNPYTMRHFGPPRSSPHIDTSFEPYPSEPELLPEPMPELQEPHQAEHDQEHEHEPAEHLPEEAPPPQHPEGETTGHALDTETEDRIYRMEEDVQRLHQGLETLRGTVNGLEDSLRASLREDANRMLSALLSAAPGPISAPAVSSSPSAVGFGEIPGGDLEIEGLDGRGGFPGLSELKVKVEELRTALKTKTAELQELKGTVLRHDGTITKMTGKPSSDSAGGLHGTNQTSLEQLIEAKLSEARTEILGGFEKRVETAEGRCEEKVGDVHRQCQREQGERQEQMGDALEESTTTLRKELTDVKTQIRGLKSSQSCCGRMAGLVERVQLLETSVAGLNQSQGHLRAELGGHKDHIEGVLEGRLGYVESKLNLTGQSRNESRLDKGEEGQGLETRMEGKLRALEERLLIALEELGNATAPALLEGHSVPTLETELESIRGRLEVDVDRVQRKMSSLKMLCTSSCSSPQNPPDIQRDSSAHMSEKRSVKEALDMQDDRLDTLNVTLQHIMRHMTIMDRQKQAEEYPIQGELTILKFNIRSVNHTLRDLQDTLGSVVHQVGQANSSWQEREARLAQQIKGVVQLVGHQASMLGAGERRLTRLKGELQEMKKRLAQAVQGCRSSAIGVQKEVTEVGGRVANVEDQCKGLNHLAEDLERIREELEGQSNGLLQQVNGTLFIHTQQLSELRDELRNCTATAKPSQQRRGDTFALN; this is encoded by the exons ATGACTTTTGCGGAGTGCAGTGTTTTCATCGCTCTGTGTTTGTCCCTGGCTGACGCCAAGTTCTACAGACCGTTCCAGCTTCACCAGTACAACACTGGACTCAGCCACCACCATGACCAAGGGAAACCAACCAGCAGGCACGA CGGCCACTGCGCCTACGTGGTGGAAAAGACGGTGACCTTTACGGTCCAGGATGGAGCTGCGCCGTACGTGAAAGCCGAGTACAACAAGTGCTCCTGGGGTCAGAAGTGTCCGACTCTCCT GTACCGTCTGCTTTACAAGCCTCTTTACAAAGTGGCTCATAAAACTGTCACCGAGCTGGAGTGGCGTTGCTGTCCTGGGTTCTCTGGTTACGGCTGCGTGGAGGCGCGTCCGATTTACCAGCACCCCATGAGACCGATGCCGCCATTCAAAGGCCCGCCAATGAAAGGGCCACCCATGTTCAAGGGCCCCCCTAACGCTGCCGTGAAGTCCGGCCCATGGAGTCGACCTGAAGGACCTCCCACCAGCAGCTTTAACCCGTACACAATGCGCCACTTTGGGCCTCCGAGGTCCTCCCCCCACATAGACACCTCCTTTGAGCCTTATCCATCGgagccagagctgctgccagaaCCAATGCCAGAGCTCCAGGAGCCACATCAAGCAGAGCATGACCAAGAACATGAGCACGAACCTGCAGAACATTTACCAGAGGAAGCCCCTCCACCTCAGCATCCTGAGGGGGAGACCACAG GTCACGCTCTAGACACTGAGACGGAGGACCGAATATATCGAATGGAGGAGGACGTCCAACGTCTCCACCAGGGTCTGGAGACCCTGAGAGGAACCGTGAATGGCCTGGAAGACAGTCTGAGAGCATCACTGAGAGAAGATGCCAATAGGATGCTGTCAGCACTGCTCTCTGCAGCGCCTGGTCCAATTTCTGCTCCCGCTGTATCCTCCAGCCCATCTGCTGTCGGGTTTGGGGAGATTCCAGGGGGGGATCTTGAAATCGAGGGTCTGGATGGCAGAGGTGGGTTTCCTGGCCTTTCGGAACTGAAGGTGAAAGTAGAGGAGCTCAGAACAGCGCTGAAAACTAAAACAGCAGAGCTACAAGAACTCAAAGGAACGGTGCTGAGACACGACGGCACCATAACAAAGATGACCGGCAAACCTTCCTCAGACTCTGCTGGAGGTTTGCACGGAACCAACCAAACATCTCTGGAGCAGCTGATCGAGGCCAAGCTGAGTGAAGCCAGGACAGAAATTCTCGGTGGGTTCGAGAAACGCGTCGAGACCGCAGAGGGCAGATGCGAGGAGAAGGTCGGGGACGTGCATCGACAGTGTCAGAGGGAGCAAGGGGAGCGCCAGGAGCAAATGGGGGACGCCTTGGAGGAGAGCACCACAACTCTGAGAAAAGAACTGACTGATGTCAAGACGCAGATACGCGGTTTAAAGTCTTCACAAAGCTGCTGCGGCAGAATGGCTGGACTGGTGGAAAGAGTACAGCTGCTGGAGACGTCTGTAGCGGGTCTAAACCAATCACAGGGGCACCTGAGAGCAGAGCTTGGTGGGCACAAAGACCACATAGAGGGAGTTCTGGAGGGGCGTCTGGGATATGTAGAGTCCAAGCTCAACCTGACTGGACAGAGTAGGAATGAGTCCAGACTTGACAAAGGTGAGGAAGGACAGGGTCTGGAGACCAGGATGGAGGGTAAGTTGAGGGCTTTGGAAGAACGTCTGCTGATAGCTTTGGAGGAGTTGGGTAATGCAACTGCTCCGGCACTCCTGGAGGGTCACTCTGTCCCCACTCTGGAAACAGAGCTGGAATCCATCCGAGGGAGACTAGAAGTGGATGTGGATCGAGTGCAGAGAAAAATGAGCAGCCTTAAGAtgctctgcacctcctcctgctcctcacctcaAAATCCACCCGACATACAAAGAGACTCTTCTGCACATATGTCGGAGAAGCGGAGCGTAAAAGAGGCGCTGGACATGCAGGATGACCGCTTAGACACCCTCAACGTTACCCTGCAACACATCATGAGGCACATGACCATCATGGACCGCCAGAAACAAGCAGAAGAGTACCCCATCCAGGGTGAGCTAACAATACTAAAATTCAATATCCGGTCAGTCAACCACACCCTGAGGGACCTTCAAGATACACTGGGGTCAGTGGTCCACCAGGTGGGTCAAGCTAACAGCTCCTGGCAGGAGAGAGAGGCTCGCCTCGCCCAgcagatcaagggtgtggtccAGTTGGTGGGGCATCAGGCTTCCATGCTCGGGGCAGGAGAACGTAGGCTGACCCGACTCAAAGGTGAgctgcaggaaatgaagaaacGGCTTGCTCAAGCAGTCCAGGGCTGCCGGAGCTCGGCCATAGGGGTCCAGAAAGAGGTGACTGAGGTCGGGGGTCGCGTTGCAAACGTGGAGGACCAATGTAAGGGTTTGAACCACTTGGCAGAGGACCTGGAGAGAATCAGGGAGGAGTTGGAGGGACAGTCGAACGGGCTCCTACAGCAAGTCAACGGCACTCTCTTCATCCACACACAACAGCTGTCCGAGTTAAGAGACGAACTCAGAAACTGCACCGCCACCGCGAAGCCATCACAGCAGAGACGTGGAGACACCTTCGCTCTGAATTAG
- the samd10a gene encoding sterile alpha motif domain-containing protein 10a — protein sequence MAVDAASSFSFCRPAVEYRALSEDFRHQLSRRTGGNLTWHDGRGQKTAGGRTVKLLQRPGTEALQHRSCDNYGIYHTSPTQPSLIRPVVLWSQQDVCKWLKKHCPHNYLTYVEAFSHHAITGRALLRLNGEKLERMGLVQETLRQELLQQVLQLQVQEEGRNLQLLSRSHGSFGNIS from the exons ATGGCCGTGGACG CGGCGTCCAGTTTCAGTTTCTGCCGCCCGGCCGTGGAGTACCGGGCGCTGTCCGAGGACTTCAGGCATCAGCTGAGCCGGCGGACGGGCGGGAACCTCACCTGGCACGACGGGCGGGGGCAGAAGACGGCGGGAGGCCGGacggtgaagctgctgcagcggcCGGGCACGGAGGCCCTGCAG CATCGCTCCTGTGACAATTATGGGATATATCACACCAGCCCCACTCAGCCCAGCCTGATCCGGCCCGTGGTGTTGTGGTCGCAGCAGGACGTCTGCAAGTGGCTGAAGAAACACTGTCCACACAACTACCTGACCTACGTGGAGGCCTTCTCCCACCACGCCATCACAG GCCGCGCGCTGCTGCGGCTGAACGgggagaagctggagaggatGGGGCTGGTGCAGGAGACGCTGcggcaggagctgctgcagcaggtgctgcagctccaggtgcaggaggagggacgcaacctgcagctgctcagcaggAGTCACG GTTCTTTTGGAAATATCTCATAG
- the uckl1a gene encoding uridine-cytidine kinase-like 1a isoform X2: MSDNNKTFSDKNKTHSKLLGNNPENFKEKCDKGTHCSGEDSLDRLLPPTGAPRRKSTTSHSKSEPPLLRTGTRTIYTAGRPPWYDEHGAQSKEAFVIGLCGGSASGKTTVANKIIEALDVPWVVLLSMDSFYKVLSPEEQTLAASNDYNFDHPGAFDFELLVATVRKLKQGKSVKIPVYDFTTHKRQKDWKNVYGASVIIFEGIMSFADKELLQLLDMKIFVDTDSDIRLVRRLRRDITERGRDIEGVIKQYNKFVKPAFEQYIEPTMRLADIVVPRGGGNMVAIDLIVQHVHSQLEERELSVRALLASAQQTQPLPQTLSVLESTPQVRGLHTIIRNRETSRDEFIFYSKRLMRLLIERALTFLPSQTCVVQTPQGHEYEGRRYDGKGITGVSVLRAGETMEPALRAVCKDVRIGKILIQTNVDSGEPELHYLRLPKDISEDHVILMDSTVSTGAAAMMAVRVLLDHEVREDQIVLVSLLMAELGVHSVAYAFPKVKIITTAVDKSLDDLLHVVPGIGDFGDRYFGTDGTDSWSEEDQEEPSRRHKSRLQKAEDAPVQTPGL, encoded by the exons ATGTCGGACAATAACAAAACTTTTtcggacaaaaacaaaacacactccAAACTATTAGGAAACAATCCTGAAAATTTCAAGGAAAAATGTGATAAAGGCACCCACTG CAGCGGGGAGGACTCCTTGGACCGGCTCCTGCCCCCCACCGGAGCCCCTCGGAGGAAAAGCACCACCTCACACAGCAAATCAGAACCTCCTCTGCTGCGCACGGGAACACGCACCATCTACACAGCTGGCCGACCTCCCTGGTATGACGAGCATGGCGCACAGTCAAAGGAGGCATTCGTCATTG GGTTGTGTGGCGGCAGCGCCTCAGGGAAGACCACAGTTGCCAATAAGATCATCGAGGCGCTGGATGTGCCGTGGGTCGTGCTGCTGTCCATGGATTCTTTTTACAAg GTTCTGTCCCCAGAAGAGCAGACTCTGGCGGCGAGCAACGACTACAACTTTGACCATCCCGGGGCGTTTGACTTCGAGCTGCTGGTCGCCACCGTGCGGAAGCTGAAGCAGGGCAAGAGTGTGAAGATCCCCGTTTATGACTTCACTACACACAAGAGGCAGAAAGACTGG AAGAACGTGTACGGTGCCAGCGTAATCATATTTGAGGGAATTATGTCTTTTGCAGACAAGGAGCTTCTTCAA ctcctggataTGAAAATCTTCGTGGACACAGACTCAGACATCCGGCTGGTCCGCCGGCTCCGCAGGGACATCACAGAGCGCGGGCGGGACATCGAAGGCGTCATCAAGCAGTACAACAAGTTTGTGAAACCGGCTTTTGAGCAGTACATCGAACCCACCATGAGGCTGGCGGACATCGTTGTGCCCAGAG GTGGTGGAAACATGGTGGCCATCGATCTGATAGTCCAGCACGTTCACagccagctggaggag CGTGAGCTTAGCGTCAG GGCGCTCCTGGCCTCTGCTCAGCAGACGCAGCCGCTGCCTCAGACGCTCAGCGTGCTGGAGAGCACGCCGCAGGTGAGAGGCCTGCACACCATCATCAG AAACAGAGAAACGAGCCGAGATGAGTTCATCTTCTACTCCAAGAGACTAATGCGGCTCCTGATAGAGCGCGCTTTGACCTTCCTGCCGTCTCAG ACGTGCGTGGTTCAGACGCCGCAGGGTCACGAGTACGAAGGCCGGCGTTACGACGGGAAAGGG ATCACCGGCGTGTCGGTCCTCCGCGCCGGCGAGACGATGGAGCCCGCCCTGAGGGCCGTGTGCAAGGACGTCCGCATCGGCAAGATCCTGATCCAGACCAACGTGGATTCAGGAGAACCGGAG CTGCATTACCTGCGTCTGCCCAAAGACATCAGCGAAGATCATGTCATCCTCATGGACAGCACAGTTTCCACCGGAGCTGCGGCCATGATGGCAGTGCGAGTCCTGCTG GACCACGAGGTGCGGGAGGACCAGATCGTGTTGGTCTCGCTGCTGATGGCGGAGCTGGGCGTCCACTCTGTGGCCTACGCCTTCCCCAAGGTCAAAATCATCACCACGGCCGTGGACAAGAGCCTGGACGACCTCTTACACGTGGTGCCTGGTATCG GGGATTTTGGGGACCGGTACTTTGGAACCGACGGCACCGACAGCTGGAGCGAAGAAGACCAAGAGGAGCCGTCGCGCCGACACAAAAGCCGCCTCCAAAAAGCCGAAGACGCCCCTGTACAGACGCCAGGCCTGTAG
- the uckl1a gene encoding uridine-cytidine kinase-like 1a isoform X3, protein MAFISRCRLRGRRISVEQESGRTMSSRSDSSGEDSLDRLLPPTGAPRRKSTTSHSKSEPPLLRTGTRTIYTAGRPPWYDEHGAQSKEAFVIGLCGGSASGKTTVANKIIEALDVPWVVLLSMDSFYKVLSPEEQTLAASNDYNFDHPGAFDFELLVATVRKLKQGKSVKIPVYDFTTHKRQKDWKNVYGASVIIFEGIMSFADKELLQLLDMKIFVDTDSDIRLVRRLRRDITERGRDIEGVIKQYNKFVKPAFEQYIEPTMRLADIVVPRGGGNMVAIDLIVQHVHSQLEERELSVRALLASAQQTQPLPQTLSVLESTPQVRGLHTIIRNRETSRDEFIFYSKRLMRLLIERALTFLPSQTCVVQTPQGHEYEGRRYDGKGITGVSVLRAGETMEPALRAVCKDVRIGKILIQTNVDSGEPELHYLRLPKDISEDHVILMDSTVSTGAAAMMAVRVLLDHEVREDQIVLVSLLMAELGVHSVAYAFPKVKIITTAVDKSLDDLLHVVPGIGDFGDRYFGTDGTDSWSEEDQEEPSRRHKSRLQKAEDAPVQTPGL, encoded by the exons ATGGCGTTCATCAGCCGATGCCGGCTTCGAGGTCGCAGAATCTCAGTGGAACAGGAGTCTGGCAGAACAATGTCGTCCCGCTCGGACAG CAGCGGGGAGGACTCCTTGGACCGGCTCCTGCCCCCCACCGGAGCCCCTCGGAGGAAAAGCACCACCTCACACAGCAAATCAGAACCTCCTCTGCTGCGCACGGGAACACGCACCATCTACACAGCTGGCCGACCTCCCTGGTATGACGAGCATGGCGCACAGTCAAAGGAGGCATTCGTCATTG GGTTGTGTGGCGGCAGCGCCTCAGGGAAGACCACAGTTGCCAATAAGATCATCGAGGCGCTGGATGTGCCGTGGGTCGTGCTGCTGTCCATGGATTCTTTTTACAAg GTTCTGTCCCCAGAAGAGCAGACTCTGGCGGCGAGCAACGACTACAACTTTGACCATCCCGGGGCGTTTGACTTCGAGCTGCTGGTCGCCACCGTGCGGAAGCTGAAGCAGGGCAAGAGTGTGAAGATCCCCGTTTATGACTTCACTACACACAAGAGGCAGAAAGACTGG AAGAACGTGTACGGTGCCAGCGTAATCATATTTGAGGGAATTATGTCTTTTGCAGACAAGGAGCTTCTTCAA ctcctggataTGAAAATCTTCGTGGACACAGACTCAGACATCCGGCTGGTCCGCCGGCTCCGCAGGGACATCACAGAGCGCGGGCGGGACATCGAAGGCGTCATCAAGCAGTACAACAAGTTTGTGAAACCGGCTTTTGAGCAGTACATCGAACCCACCATGAGGCTGGCGGACATCGTTGTGCCCAGAG GTGGTGGAAACATGGTGGCCATCGATCTGATAGTCCAGCACGTTCACagccagctggaggag CGTGAGCTTAGCGTCAG GGCGCTCCTGGCCTCTGCTCAGCAGACGCAGCCGCTGCCTCAGACGCTCAGCGTGCTGGAGAGCACGCCGCAGGTGAGAGGCCTGCACACCATCATCAG AAACAGAGAAACGAGCCGAGATGAGTTCATCTTCTACTCCAAGAGACTAATGCGGCTCCTGATAGAGCGCGCTTTGACCTTCCTGCCGTCTCAG ACGTGCGTGGTTCAGACGCCGCAGGGTCACGAGTACGAAGGCCGGCGTTACGACGGGAAAGGG ATCACCGGCGTGTCGGTCCTCCGCGCCGGCGAGACGATGGAGCCCGCCCTGAGGGCCGTGTGCAAGGACGTCCGCATCGGCAAGATCCTGATCCAGACCAACGTGGATTCAGGAGAACCGGAG CTGCATTACCTGCGTCTGCCCAAAGACATCAGCGAAGATCATGTCATCCTCATGGACAGCACAGTTTCCACCGGAGCTGCGGCCATGATGGCAGTGCGAGTCCTGCTG GACCACGAGGTGCGGGAGGACCAGATCGTGTTGGTCTCGCTGCTGATGGCGGAGCTGGGCGTCCACTCTGTGGCCTACGCCTTCCCCAAGGTCAAAATCATCACCACGGCCGTGGACAAGAGCCTGGACGACCTCTTACACGTGGTGCCTGGTATCG GGGATTTTGGGGACCGGTACTTTGGAACCGACGGCACCGACAGCTGGAGCGAAGAAGACCAAGAGGAGCCGTCGCGCCGACACAAAAGCCGCCTCCAAAAAGCCGAAGACGCCCCTGTACAGACGCCAGGCCTGTAG
- the uckl1a gene encoding uridine-cytidine kinase-like 1a isoform X4, translating to MDSFYKVLSPEEQTLAASNDYNFDHPGAFDFELLVATVRKLKQGKSVKIPVYDFTTHKRQKDWKNVYGASVIIFEGIMSFADKELLQLLDMKIFVDTDSDIRLVRRLRRDITERGRDIEGVIKQYNKFVKPAFEQYIEPTMRLADIVVPRGGGNMVAIDLIVQHVHSQLEERELSVRALLASAQQTQPLPQTLSVLESTPQVRGLHTIIRNRETSRDEFIFYSKRLMRLLIERALTFLPSQTCVVQTPQGHEYEGRRYDGKGITGVSVLRAGETMEPALRAVCKDVRIGKILIQTNVDSGEPELHYLRLPKDISEDHVILMDSTVSTGAAAMMAVRVLLDHEVREDQIVLVSLLMAELGVHSVAYAFPKVKIITTAVDKSLDDLLHVVPGIGDFGDRYFGTDGTDSWSEEDQEEPSRRHKSRLQKAEDAPVQTPGL from the exons ATGGATTCTTTTTACAAg GTTCTGTCCCCAGAAGAGCAGACTCTGGCGGCGAGCAACGACTACAACTTTGACCATCCCGGGGCGTTTGACTTCGAGCTGCTGGTCGCCACCGTGCGGAAGCTGAAGCAGGGCAAGAGTGTGAAGATCCCCGTTTATGACTTCACTACACACAAGAGGCAGAAAGACTGG AAGAACGTGTACGGTGCCAGCGTAATCATATTTGAGGGAATTATGTCTTTTGCAGACAAGGAGCTTCTTCAA ctcctggataTGAAAATCTTCGTGGACACAGACTCAGACATCCGGCTGGTCCGCCGGCTCCGCAGGGACATCACAGAGCGCGGGCGGGACATCGAAGGCGTCATCAAGCAGTACAACAAGTTTGTGAAACCGGCTTTTGAGCAGTACATCGAACCCACCATGAGGCTGGCGGACATCGTTGTGCCCAGAG GTGGTGGAAACATGGTGGCCATCGATCTGATAGTCCAGCACGTTCACagccagctggaggag CGTGAGCTTAGCGTCAG GGCGCTCCTGGCCTCTGCTCAGCAGACGCAGCCGCTGCCTCAGACGCTCAGCGTGCTGGAGAGCACGCCGCAGGTGAGAGGCCTGCACACCATCATCAG AAACAGAGAAACGAGCCGAGATGAGTTCATCTTCTACTCCAAGAGACTAATGCGGCTCCTGATAGAGCGCGCTTTGACCTTCCTGCCGTCTCAG ACGTGCGTGGTTCAGACGCCGCAGGGTCACGAGTACGAAGGCCGGCGTTACGACGGGAAAGGG ATCACCGGCGTGTCGGTCCTCCGCGCCGGCGAGACGATGGAGCCCGCCCTGAGGGCCGTGTGCAAGGACGTCCGCATCGGCAAGATCCTGATCCAGACCAACGTGGATTCAGGAGAACCGGAG CTGCATTACCTGCGTCTGCCCAAAGACATCAGCGAAGATCATGTCATCCTCATGGACAGCACAGTTTCCACCGGAGCTGCGGCCATGATGGCAGTGCGAGTCCTGCTG GACCACGAGGTGCGGGAGGACCAGATCGTGTTGGTCTCGCTGCTGATGGCGGAGCTGGGCGTCCACTCTGTGGCCTACGCCTTCCCCAAGGTCAAAATCATCACCACGGCCGTGGACAAGAGCCTGGACGACCTCTTACACGTGGTGCCTGGTATCG GGGATTTTGGGGACCGGTACTTTGGAACCGACGGCACCGACAGCTGGAGCGAAGAAGACCAAGAGGAGCCGTCGCGCCGACACAAAAGCCGCCTCCAAAAAGCCGAAGACGCCCCTGTACAGACGCCAGGCCTGTAG
- the uckl1a gene encoding uridine-cytidine kinase-like 1a isoform X1, with amino-acid sequence MATGEPEERRLSYGSDMTLLEGTGARISGCWSLRSDRSSGEDSLDRLLPPTGAPRRKSTTSHSKSEPPLLRTGTRTIYTAGRPPWYDEHGAQSKEAFVIGLCGGSASGKTTVANKIIEALDVPWVVLLSMDSFYKVLSPEEQTLAASNDYNFDHPGAFDFELLVATVRKLKQGKSVKIPVYDFTTHKRQKDWKNVYGASVIIFEGIMSFADKELLQLLDMKIFVDTDSDIRLVRRLRRDITERGRDIEGVIKQYNKFVKPAFEQYIEPTMRLADIVVPRGGGNMVAIDLIVQHVHSQLEERELSVRALLASAQQTQPLPQTLSVLESTPQVRGLHTIIRNRETSRDEFIFYSKRLMRLLIERALTFLPSQTCVVQTPQGHEYEGRRYDGKGITGVSVLRAGETMEPALRAVCKDVRIGKILIQTNVDSGEPELHYLRLPKDISEDHVILMDSTVSTGAAAMMAVRVLLDHEVREDQIVLVSLLMAELGVHSVAYAFPKVKIITTAVDKSLDDLLHVVPGIGDFGDRYFGTDGTDSWSEEDQEEPSRRHKSRLQKAEDAPVQTPGL; translated from the exons atggcaacaggtgaGCCGGAGGAGAGGCGTTTGTCGTACGGGTCCGATATGACTCTGCTGGAGGGCACAGGAGCCAGAATCTCTGGCTGCTGGTCCCTGAGGTCTGATCGCAG CAGCGGGGAGGACTCCTTGGACCGGCTCCTGCCCCCCACCGGAGCCCCTCGGAGGAAAAGCACCACCTCACACAGCAAATCAGAACCTCCTCTGCTGCGCACGGGAACACGCACCATCTACACAGCTGGCCGACCTCCCTGGTATGACGAGCATGGCGCACAGTCAAAGGAGGCATTCGTCATTG GGTTGTGTGGCGGCAGCGCCTCAGGGAAGACCACAGTTGCCAATAAGATCATCGAGGCGCTGGATGTGCCGTGGGTCGTGCTGCTGTCCATGGATTCTTTTTACAAg GTTCTGTCCCCAGAAGAGCAGACTCTGGCGGCGAGCAACGACTACAACTTTGACCATCCCGGGGCGTTTGACTTCGAGCTGCTGGTCGCCACCGTGCGGAAGCTGAAGCAGGGCAAGAGTGTGAAGATCCCCGTTTATGACTTCACTACACACAAGAGGCAGAAAGACTGG AAGAACGTGTACGGTGCCAGCGTAATCATATTTGAGGGAATTATGTCTTTTGCAGACAAGGAGCTTCTTCAA ctcctggataTGAAAATCTTCGTGGACACAGACTCAGACATCCGGCTGGTCCGCCGGCTCCGCAGGGACATCACAGAGCGCGGGCGGGACATCGAAGGCGTCATCAAGCAGTACAACAAGTTTGTGAAACCGGCTTTTGAGCAGTACATCGAACCCACCATGAGGCTGGCGGACATCGTTGTGCCCAGAG GTGGTGGAAACATGGTGGCCATCGATCTGATAGTCCAGCACGTTCACagccagctggaggag CGTGAGCTTAGCGTCAG GGCGCTCCTGGCCTCTGCTCAGCAGACGCAGCCGCTGCCTCAGACGCTCAGCGTGCTGGAGAGCACGCCGCAGGTGAGAGGCCTGCACACCATCATCAG AAACAGAGAAACGAGCCGAGATGAGTTCATCTTCTACTCCAAGAGACTAATGCGGCTCCTGATAGAGCGCGCTTTGACCTTCCTGCCGTCTCAG ACGTGCGTGGTTCAGACGCCGCAGGGTCACGAGTACGAAGGCCGGCGTTACGACGGGAAAGGG ATCACCGGCGTGTCGGTCCTCCGCGCCGGCGAGACGATGGAGCCCGCCCTGAGGGCCGTGTGCAAGGACGTCCGCATCGGCAAGATCCTGATCCAGACCAACGTGGATTCAGGAGAACCGGAG CTGCATTACCTGCGTCTGCCCAAAGACATCAGCGAAGATCATGTCATCCTCATGGACAGCACAGTTTCCACCGGAGCTGCGGCCATGATGGCAGTGCGAGTCCTGCTG GACCACGAGGTGCGGGAGGACCAGATCGTGTTGGTCTCGCTGCTGATGGCGGAGCTGGGCGTCCACTCTGTGGCCTACGCCTTCCCCAAGGTCAAAATCATCACCACGGCCGTGGACAAGAGCCTGGACGACCTCTTACACGTGGTGCCTGGTATCG GGGATTTTGGGGACCGGTACTTTGGAACCGACGGCACCGACAGCTGGAGCGAAGAAGACCAAGAGGAGCCGTCGCGCCGACACAAAAGCCGCCTCCAAAAAGCCGAAGACGCCCCTGTACAGACGCCAGGCCTGTAG